In the Puntigrus tetrazona isolate hp1 chromosome 9, ASM1883169v1, whole genome shotgun sequence genome, one interval contains:
- the frzb gene encoding secreted frizzled-related protein 3, with product MFSYEMFICVLAIACLLEIPRGTSAASCEPIRIPMCRSMPWNMTKMPNHLHHSTQANAVLAIEQFEGLLGTQCSPDLLFFLCAMYAPICTIDFQHDPIKPCKSVCERAKCGCEPVMKKYNHTWPESLACEELPVYDRGVCISPEAIVKAEGPDNPYYQDPSKCNPEGNPDFPMDSHNTNCKGANDRCKCKSVRLVQKTYSKNNYNYVIRARVKEIKTRNHDLSAIVEVKDVLKSSLVNIPRDTVTLYYNSGCLCPPLAANEEYIIMGYENEERSRLLLIDGSIAQKWKDKMGRKVKRWDLLLREQSRVNSGRSNTRRSRH from the exons atgttttcctaCGAGATGTTCATCTGCGTCCTGGCCATCGCCTGTCTCTTGGAGATCCCCCGAGGCACCTCGGCCGCGTCCTGCGAGCCCATCCGCATCCCCATGTGCAGGTCCATGCCGTGGAACATGACCAAGATGCCCAACCACCTCCATCACAGCACGCAGGCCAACGCGGTGCTCGCCATCGAGCAGTTCGAGGGGCTCCTGGGCACCCAGTGCAGCCCGGACCTGCTGTTCTTCCTGTGCGCCATGTACGCGCCCATATGCACCATCGACTTCCAGCACGACCCCATCAAGCCCTGCAAGTCCGTGTGCGAGCGGGCCAAGTGCGGTTGCGAGCCGGTCATGAAGAAGTACAACCATACGTGGCCGGAGAGTCTGGCCTGCGAGGAGCTGCCCGTGTACGACCGAGGAGTCTGCATCTCACCTGAGGCGATAGTCAAGGCGGAGGGGCCAg ATAACCCGTACTATCAAGACCCTTCAAAATGTAACCCTG AAGGAAACCCAGACTTTCCAATGGATTCACATAATACCAACTGCAAAGGAGCTAATG ATCGGTGCAAGTGCAAGTCTGTGAGGCTTGTTCAAAAGACATATTCAAAGAACAATTACAATTACG TCATCCGGGCGAGAGTGAAAGAGATCAAGACCAGAAATCATGACCTGAGTGCCATCGTGGAGGTCAAAGACGTCCTGAAGTCTTCTCTGGTCAACATCCCTCGAGACACCGTCACTCTTTATTATAACTCCGGGTGTCTGTGTCCTCCGCTGGCAGCCAACGAGGAATATATCATCATGGGTTACGAAAATGAGGAAAGGTCCAG GCTGCTGCTCATTGATGGATCCATTGCGCAGAAGTGGAAAGACAAAATGGGCCGGAAAGTAAAG CGCTGGGACCTGCTTTTGCGTGAGCAGAGCCGAGTGAACTCGGGCAGGAGCAACACGAGACGGAGCCGCCACTAA